The Cellulomonas wangleii genome includes a region encoding these proteins:
- the purF gene encoding amidophosphoribosyltransferase codes for MAPRADGRLTHDLLPGEKGPQDACGVFGVWAPGEEVAKLTYFGLYALQHRGQESAGIATSNGQQLLVYKDMGLVSQVFDETALNALQGHIAIGHTRYSTTGGSTWENAQPTLGATAAGTVALGHNGNLTNSAELVDLVAERYGSQRRGELARGNTTDTALITALLAGDPDHTLEATALEVLPRLRGAFCLVFMDERTLYAARDPQGVRPLVLGRLERGWVVASETSALDIVGASYVREVEPGEFIAIDADGLRSTRFAPIDRAGCVFEYVYLARPDTTINGRSVHAARVAMGRRLAVEHPVEADLVIPVPESGTPAAVGYAAKSGIPFGQGLTKNAYVGRTFIQPSQTLRQLGIRLKLNPLKDVIRGKRLVVVDDTIVRGNTQRALVRMLRESGAAEVHIRITAPPVKWPCFYGIDFASRAELIANGLGVEEIARSLGADSLGYLSEEGMITATEQPASQLCTACFSGRYPIELPPSERLGKHLLEQNQLPLGQPEDGLLSIVPAAGGASALEHP; via the coding sequence GTGGCCCCCCGCGCAGACGGACGTCTCACCCACGACCTTCTACCCGGCGAGAAAGGCCCGCAGGACGCCTGCGGTGTCTTCGGCGTCTGGGCACCCGGCGAAGAGGTGGCGAAGCTCACCTACTTCGGCCTCTACGCGTTGCAGCACCGCGGCCAGGAGTCGGCGGGCATCGCGACGTCCAACGGCCAGCAGCTGCTCGTCTACAAGGACATGGGCCTGGTCTCCCAGGTCTTCGACGAGACCGCGCTGAACGCCCTGCAGGGGCACATCGCGATCGGCCACACCCGGTACTCGACCACGGGCGGCTCGACGTGGGAGAACGCGCAGCCGACGCTGGGGGCGACCGCCGCGGGTACCGTCGCCCTGGGCCACAACGGCAACCTCACCAACTCCGCCGAGCTCGTCGACCTCGTCGCCGAGCGGTACGGCAGCCAGCGGCGCGGCGAGCTCGCGCGCGGCAACACCACCGACACGGCGCTGATCACGGCGCTGCTCGCGGGGGACCCCGACCACACGCTGGAGGCCACGGCGCTCGAGGTGCTGCCGCGGCTGCGCGGCGCCTTCTGCCTGGTCTTCATGGACGAGCGCACGCTGTACGCCGCGCGTGACCCGCAGGGCGTGCGCCCGCTGGTCCTCGGGCGCCTCGAGCGCGGCTGGGTCGTCGCGTCCGAGACCTCGGCGCTGGACATCGTCGGTGCGTCGTACGTCCGTGAGGTCGAGCCGGGGGAGTTCATCGCGATCGACGCCGACGGGCTGCGCTCGACGCGGTTCGCCCCGATCGACCGCGCCGGCTGCGTCTTCGAGTACGTCTACCTGGCGCGGCCCGACACCACGATCAACGGGCGGTCCGTGCACGCCGCGCGTGTCGCGATGGGGCGCCGGCTCGCGGTCGAGCACCCCGTCGAGGCGGACCTCGTGATCCCCGTGCCCGAGTCCGGGACGCCCGCCGCGGTGGGCTACGCGGCCAAGTCCGGCATCCCCTTCGGTCAGGGCCTGACGAAGAACGCGTACGTCGGGCGCACGTTCATCCAGCCGTCGCAGACGCTGCGCCAGCTCGGCATCCGGCTCAAGCTCAACCCGCTCAAGGACGTCATCCGCGGCAAGCGGCTGGTGGTCGTCGACGACACGATCGTGCGGGGCAACACCCAGCGTGCGCTCGTGCGGATGCTGCGCGAGTCCGGGGCCGCTGAGGTCCACATCCGCATCACCGCGCCACCCGTGAAGTGGCCCTGCTTCTACGGCATCGACTTCGCGTCGCGTGCCGAGCTCATCGCCAACGGCCTGGGGGTGGAGGAGATCGCCCGGTCGCTGGGCGCCGACTCGCTGGGCTACCTGTCCGAGGAGGGCATGATCACCGCCACCGAGCAGCCTGCGTCGCAGCTGTGCACCGCGTGCTTCAGCGGCCGGTACCCCATCGAGCTGCCCCCGTCGGAGCGGCTCGGCAAGCACCTGCTGGAGCAGAACCAGCTGCCGTTGGGGCAGCCCGAGGACGGTCTGCTCAGCATCGTCCCGGCAGCCGGTGGCGCGTCCGCGCTGGAGCACCCGTGA
- a CDS encoding phage holin family protein, which produces MTTTTDRPRPRILDRLTDPLAERARDRIERAEDKVRAAVQHELDAVGRSVRTRAVRIRPSAIAFAVAALLTVIGIALFALGAVFGLATALPLWLSALLVGAALVLLAAGAAAWGRAKLPAAGPVIPAPSSTHPAEELVHPWVD; this is translated from the coding sequence GTGACCACGACGACCGACCGCCCCCGCCCCCGCATCCTCGACCGCCTCACCGACCCCCTCGCCGAGCGCGCGCGGGACCGCATCGAGCGCGCGGAGGACAAGGTGCGGGCCGCGGTCCAGCACGAGCTCGACGCCGTCGGTCGCAGCGTGCGGACGCGGGCGGTGCGTATCCGGCCGTCCGCGATCGCCTTCGCCGTCGCGGCCCTCCTGACCGTGATCGGCATCGCGCTCTTCGCCCTCGGTGCGGTGTTCGGCCTGGCCACGGCGCTGCCGCTGTGGCTCTCCGCCCTGCTGGTGGGCGCAGCGCTGGTGCTGCTCGCCGCCGGCGCGGCCGCCTGGGGCCGCGCGAAGCTCCCGGCCGCCGGCCCCGTGATCCCCGCGCCGTCGAGCACCCACCCCGCCGAGGAGCTCGTGCACCCCTGGGTCGACTGA
- a CDS encoding phage holin family protein, whose amino-acid sequence MATHSGWASDARPDAPEDPRSLGRLVSDLSEQATRLVRAEISLAKAEVTAKATQAGIGIGLVAGAAVLALYALGTLITTAILGLSNAVSPWLAALIVSLVLLAITAVLGLLGVKRLQKGMPPVPDQAMENLQEDVETVKKGMHR is encoded by the coding sequence ATGGCAACGCACTCCGGCTGGGCGAGCGATGCCCGCCCCGATGCACCCGAGGACCCCCGGTCGCTCGGTCGCCTCGTCTCCGATCTGAGCGAGCAGGCCACGCGTCTCGTCCGCGCCGAGATCAGCCTGGCGAAGGCCGAGGTGACCGCCAAGGCCACGCAGGCGGGCATCGGCATCGGCCTCGTCGCCGGTGCGGCAGTGCTGGCGCTGTACGCGCTCGGCACCCTCATCACGACGGCCATCCTGGGCCTGTCCAACGCGGTGTCGCCCTGGCTGGCGGCGCTGATCGTCTCGCTCGTGCTGCTGGCGATCACCGCGGTGCTGGGCCTGCTGGGCGTCAAGCGCCTGCAGAAGGGCATGCCGCCCGTGCCCGACCAGGCCATGGAGAACCTGCAGGAGGACGTCGAGACCGTCAAGAAGGGGATGCACCGGTGA
- a CDS encoding BldC family transcriptional regulator — protein sequence MSTAHSSEAEALLTPSEVATLFRVDPKTVTRWAKSGKLSSIRTLGGHRRYRESEVRDLLNGVPQPRTTPQS from the coding sequence GTGTCCACCGCACACTCGTCAGAGGCCGAAGCACTCCTCACGCCGTCCGAGGTCGCGACCCTGTTCCGGGTCGACCCGAAGACCGTGACCCGCTGGGCCAAGTCCGGCAAGCTCTCCTCGATCCGCACGCTCGGCGGCCACCGCCGGTACCGCGAGTCCGAGGTCCGTGACCTGCTGAACGGCGTCCCGCAGCCCAGGACGACCCCGCAGTCCTGA
- a CDS encoding ArsR/SmtB family transcription factor — protein MTAVSASAAATQDAPLDDHPHADVAQILHALAEPTRLSLVHTLAGGTYRVVELTSTLGLAQSTVSAHLAVLRLAGLVTATPEGRATRYALADPEIDEVLAAAERFVARQREGQAPGAGSSTWQHLEAARRGLAAGGGDGRLAERAGG, from the coding sequence ATGACAGCCGTAAGTGCGTCGGCCGCCGCCACGCAGGACGCACCACTCGATGACCACCCGCACGCCGACGTCGCGCAGATCCTGCACGCGCTCGCCGAACCCACCCGGCTGTCGCTGGTCCACACGCTCGCGGGCGGGACGTACCGGGTCGTCGAGCTGACGTCGACCCTGGGCCTCGCGCAGTCGACCGTGTCCGCGCACCTGGCCGTCCTGCGTCTGGCGGGCCTGGTCACCGCCACGCCCGAGGGGCGGGCCACGCGCTACGCGCTGGCCGACCCGGAGATCGACGAGGTGCTCGCGGCCGCCGAGCGGTTCGTGGCGCGGCAGCGCGAGGGCCAGGCGCCGGGGGCGGGGTCCTCGACGTGGCAACACCTCGAGGCGGCCCGTCGCGGGCTCGCAGCGGGAGGGGGCGACGGCAGGCTCGCGGAGCGGGCCGGCGGGTGA
- the purM gene encoding phosphoribosylformylglycinamidine cyclo-ligase — protein sequence MSAPQPVTYASAGVDTEAGDRAVELMKDAVRATHGPQVLGGVGGFAGLYDAAALTAYRRPLLATSTDGVGTKVAIAQAMDVHDTIGFDLVGMVVDDIVVVGARPLFMTDYIACGRVVPERIADVVRGIAAACSVAGTALVGGETAEHPGLLAPDEYDVAGAATGVVEADELLGPERVRAGDVLVALGSSGLHSNGYSLVRRVVQVAGWGLDRHVDDLGRTLGEELLEPTRVYAADCLALVERFGPEQVHVFSHVTGGGLAANVARVLPPGLVADVDRASWVLPPVFALVQGLGAVPWGDLESTLNLGVGMVAVVAPDVADEVQRAARELGMPAWVLGTVRDARADDATAADVVAGTKGVQGGAVRLHGTYRTA from the coding sequence GTGAGCGCCCCGCAGCCCGTCACGTACGCGTCCGCGGGCGTGGACACGGAGGCGGGGGACAGGGCCGTCGAGCTGATGAAGGACGCCGTGCGGGCGACGCACGGGCCTCAGGTCCTCGGCGGGGTCGGCGGGTTCGCCGGCCTGTACGACGCGGCCGCGCTCACCGCCTACCGCCGGCCCCTGCTGGCGACGTCCACGGACGGCGTGGGCACCAAGGTCGCCATCGCGCAGGCGATGGACGTGCACGACACCATCGGCTTCGACCTGGTCGGCATGGTCGTGGACGACATCGTGGTGGTCGGCGCCCGGCCGCTGTTCATGACGGACTACATCGCGTGCGGGCGGGTCGTGCCGGAGCGCATCGCCGACGTGGTGCGCGGCATCGCGGCCGCGTGCTCGGTGGCCGGCACCGCGCTCGTCGGCGGCGAGACCGCCGAGCACCCCGGGCTGCTCGCTCCGGACGAGTACGACGTCGCCGGCGCCGCGACCGGCGTGGTCGAGGCGGACGAGCTGCTGGGTCCCGAGCGCGTCCGCGCCGGCGACGTGCTCGTGGCCCTCGGGTCCTCGGGTCTGCACTCGAACGGCTACTCGCTGGTGCGACGGGTCGTCCAGGTCGCCGGCTGGGGCCTGGACCGGCACGTCGACGACCTCGGGCGCACGCTGGGCGAGGAGCTGCTGGAGCCGACCCGCGTCTACGCGGCGGACTGCCTCGCGCTGGTCGAGCGGTTCGGGCCCGAGCAGGTGCACGTGTTCAGCCACGTCACGGGCGGGGGCCTGGCGGCCAACGTGGCCCGTGTGCTTCCCCCCGGCCTCGTCGCGGACGTCGACCGGGCCTCGTGGGTGCTGCCGCCGGTGTTCGCGCTCGTGCAGGGCCTCGGGGCCGTGCCCTGGGGCGACCTGGAGAGCACCCTCAACCTCGGCGTCGGCATGGTCGCCGTGGTCGCGCCCGACGTGGCGGACGAGGTCCAGCGCGCCGCGCGCGAGCTCGGGATGCCGGCCTGGGTGCTGGGGACGGTGCGGGACGCCCGGGCCGACGACGCCACCGCGGCGGACGTCGTCGCGGGGACCAAGGGCGTCCAGGGCGGTGCCGTCCGGCTGCACGGGACCTACCGCACGGCGTGA
- a CDS encoding LuxR C-terminal-related transcriptional regulator yields the protein MVLAEDLALLRDGLIRLLTAHGCEVVAAVEDAPALEVALADPTLDVAVVDVRLPPGFSDEGLRAAIEARRRRPGLPVMVLSQYVEHLYARELLADGAGAVGYLLKERVSDPAGFVDAVRTVAAGGTVLDPEVVAAIMARRRASPLARLTAREREVLELMAQGRSNAGVAAALVVTEKAVAKHIGSIFTKLDLPVGPDDHRRVRAVLAWLDGQD from the coding sequence GTGGTCCTCGCCGAAGACCTCGCACTCCTCCGCGACGGCCTGATCCGGCTGCTGACGGCGCACGGCTGCGAGGTCGTCGCGGCCGTCGAGGACGCCCCGGCGCTCGAGGTCGCGCTCGCGGACCCGACCCTCGACGTCGCCGTCGTCGACGTGCGGCTGCCGCCGGGGTTCAGCGACGAGGGCCTGCGCGCCGCGATCGAGGCACGCCGGCGCCGGCCGGGGCTGCCGGTGATGGTGCTGAGCCAGTACGTCGAGCACCTGTACGCGCGCGAGCTCCTGGCCGACGGCGCCGGCGCCGTCGGCTACCTGCTCAAGGAGCGGGTGTCCGACCCGGCAGGCTTCGTCGACGCCGTCCGGACCGTGGCCGCCGGGGGCACGGTGCTCGACCCGGAGGTGGTCGCCGCGATCATGGCGCGACGGCGGGCCTCCCCGCTGGCACGGCTCACGGCGCGCGAGCGCGAGGTGCTCGAGCTCATGGCGCAGGGGCGCTCCAACGCCGGCGTCGCGGCCGCGCTCGTGGTCACGGAGAAAGCGGTGGCCAAGCACATCGGCAGCATCTTCACCAAGCTCGACCTGCCCGTCGGCCCCGACGACCACCGCCGGGTGCGGGCCGTGCTGGCCTGGCTGGACGGGCAGGACTGA
- a CDS encoding DUF3073 domain-containing protein, protein MGRGRQKAKQTKVARELKYFSPDTNYRALEQELTSRSRNDVVTDSRRSAVSTDDDDPAGRDRWPRDDDF, encoded by the coding sequence ATGGGGCGCGGCCGTCAGAAGGCAAAGCAGACGAAGGTGGCGCGGGAGCTGAAGTACTTCAGCCCTGACACCAACTACCGGGCTCTCGAGCAGGAGCTCACGTCGCGCAGCCGCAACGATGTCGTCACGGACAGCCGCCGCAGCGCGGTGAGCACGGACGACGACGACCCCGCCGGTCGTGACCGCTGGCCCCGGGACGACGACTTCTGA
- a CDS encoding DUF3618 domain-containing protein, with protein MSAEEITPTPATDIGTLTAEAALARAQLAETVDALVDRVDPRRQAERAKDRGRRLVFDATDPAALPEDRARARKVLVVAGVVVALVVVGIVRRATRD; from the coding sequence GTGAGCGCCGAGGAGATCACGCCGACACCCGCGACCGACATCGGCACGCTCACGGCCGAGGCGGCCCTCGCCCGCGCGCAGCTGGCCGAGACCGTCGACGCGCTCGTCGACCGGGTCGACCCGCGCCGGCAGGCCGAGCGGGCCAAGGACCGGGGCCGCCGCCTCGTCTTCGACGCGACGGACCCGGCAGCCCTGCCCGAGGACCGCGCCCGCGCGCGCAAGGTGCTCGTGGTTGCCGGTGTCGTCGTGGCACTGGTGGTCGTGGGCATCGTGCGCCGCGCCACGCGGGACTGA
- a CDS encoding sensor histidine kinase: MERRTPWAATGRSLALVLLAVPSLLLTGLTVVALVLAPLGVGLALLRALLPAVHGLARAGRELATSALGHPVPLVELRTQEPSPLLEPGAWGLGADGTLRGTDLAALSRGATEPFRQGWRWLVDADAWRLLGWVAFAGTGGLLLSALVVLLVPVTVAAVVLALVLPAGGVPWPWAVALVVLAVLAAWTWWRHGDALGRARAAADAALLSPGRQALLEQRVQDLAASRSQSVDDAAAGLRRIERDLHDGAQARLVSLGLTLGMVAELMADDPDEARALLQEARGTTAAVLRDLRDLVQGIHPPVLADRGLSGAVEALALDLTVPVTLTDRLPGRPPPAVESAAYFAVAESLANVVKHADATRAWVRLQADGPVLRVEVGDDGVGGADPAQGSGLQGVRSRLAAFDGTMGVDSPPGGPTVIHLEVPCAWSSPKTSHSSATA; encoded by the coding sequence ATGGAACGCCGTACCCCCTGGGCCGCGACCGGCAGGTCGCTCGCGCTCGTCCTGCTCGCCGTGCCGAGCCTGCTGCTGACGGGCCTCACCGTCGTCGCCCTGGTGCTGGCGCCGCTGGGCGTCGGGCTCGCGCTCCTGCGCGCGCTGCTGCCGGCGGTGCACGGCCTCGCCCGCGCCGGCCGGGAGCTCGCGACGTCCGCCCTCGGGCACCCGGTGCCGCTGGTCGAGCTGCGGACGCAGGAGCCGTCGCCGCTGCTGGAGCCGGGCGCGTGGGGGCTGGGCGCCGACGGCACCCTGCGGGGGACGGACCTGGCGGCGCTGAGCCGCGGCGCCACCGAGCCCTTCCGCCAGGGGTGGCGCTGGCTCGTGGACGCCGACGCCTGGCGCCTGCTCGGGTGGGTCGCCTTCGCGGGCACGGGTGGGTTGCTGCTCAGCGCCCTCGTCGTCCTGCTGGTCCCGGTGACGGTCGCCGCCGTGGTCCTCGCGCTGGTGCTCCCGGCGGGCGGCGTGCCCTGGCCGTGGGCGGTCGCCCTCGTCGTGCTCGCCGTCCTGGCCGCGTGGACGTGGTGGCGCCACGGTGACGCCCTGGGGCGGGCGCGTGCCGCGGCGGACGCCGCACTCCTCTCACCCGGCCGGCAGGCGCTGCTCGAGCAGCGGGTCCAGGACCTGGCGGCCTCGCGCTCGCAGAGCGTGGACGACGCGGCGGCCGGGCTGCGGCGCATCGAACGGGACCTGCACGACGGGGCGCAGGCGCGGCTCGTGTCGCTGGGCCTGACCCTCGGCATGGTCGCCGAGCTGATGGCAGACGACCCCGACGAGGCCCGCGCCCTGCTGCAGGAGGCCCGCGGCACCACGGCCGCCGTGCTGCGCGACCTGCGCGACCTGGTCCAGGGGATCCACCCGCCGGTGCTCGCCGACCGCGGCCTGTCGGGTGCGGTCGAGGCGCTCGCGCTGGACCTCACCGTGCCCGTGACGCTGACCGACCGGCTGCCCGGGCGGCCGCCGCCGGCCGTCGAGTCGGCGGCGTACTTCGCGGTCGCCGAGTCGCTGGCCAACGTCGTCAAGCACGCGGACGCGACGCGGGCGTGGGTCCGGCTGCAGGCGGACGGGCCGGTGCTCCGCGTCGAGGTCGGGGACGACGGGGTCGGCGGGGCCGACCCCGCCCAGGGCTCGGGCCTGCAGGGCGTCCGCTCCCGCCTGGCGGCGTTCGACGGCACCATGGGCGTCGACAGCCCGCCGGGCGGTCCGACAGTCATCCACCTGGAGGTGCCGTGCGCGTGGTCCTCGCCGAAGACCTCGCACTCCTCCGCGACGGCCTGA
- a CDS encoding MMPL family transporter: protein MHTLGHRPPPRGPAPDPAAGSAHRAAAHGPVSRVAVRAARWSATHPAWAIGGWFALVVVCAALSALVPTQTIQEEDTGIGGSGTAAAWVAESGLAEADTELVLLTAGPAGLDAALAGAEDLTRSLSGRAEVSAVAPAVPAPDGSAVLVAVELADGTDDVTALAQAVADVADRHPGLDVEQAGEVSLQAAIDERVAEDLVAAEIVSLPVTLLLMLLAFGAVVAAGIPVLLGVSAVAATLGVSAVLSHVVPADPTVASMVVLIGMAVGVDYTLFYLKREREERARGRSTSAAVEIAAETSGHAIVVSGAAVAVSLSALYLLQLATFSSLATGAVAVVAVSVVGSLTVLPALLVVLGHRVDRPRVPLLWRLQRRIGPGAVSRRVLGPAVRHPLAAVVVAGVVTLAAAAPALGMRLHGGDLATLPPDVAEVGTLTRVAETFPSRGETIDVVVRGDAAQQDEVVAALGSLESAALATGRFTDVGDVPPVAADDGRTHVLTLAVPLKSADPALDDVVREVRDDLVPAALDGLDVEAVVGGWPAADLDRTQRQSERMPWVIGVVLLLTCVTMAVSFRSVPLALVSTALNLLSVGVAFGVLRLVFQEGWLAGPLAFTAPGFVIDWVPLFVMVVLVGLSMDYHVFVLSRVRERVVRGVAPGAAVRDGVADSAGVVTSAAAVMVSVFAIFATSSMLELKMLGVALAVAILVDATVVRLVLLPGLLTLLGDRVWRGRPTGPALAGSARTGTLEAAVPTH from the coding sequence ATGCACACCCTCGGACACCGTCCCCCGCCCCGCGGCCCCGCCCCGGACCCGGCCGCCGGGAGCGCGCACCGCGCCGCAGCCCACGGCCCGGTCTCCCGGGTCGCCGTCCGCGCCGCCCGCTGGAGCGCGACCCACCCCGCGTGGGCCATCGGTGGGTGGTTCGCCCTCGTGGTCGTGTGCGCGGCGCTCAGCGCGCTCGTGCCCACGCAGACCATCCAGGAGGAGGACACCGGCATCGGCGGCTCGGGCACCGCCGCGGCGTGGGTCGCGGAGTCGGGGCTCGCCGAGGCGGACACCGAGCTGGTCCTCCTCACCGCCGGCCCGGCGGGCCTCGACGCGGCCCTCGCCGGGGCCGAGGACCTCACCCGGAGCCTCAGCGGGCGTGCGGAGGTGTCCGCGGTCGCGCCCGCGGTCCCCGCTCCTGACGGGTCCGCGGTGCTCGTCGCGGTCGAGCTCGCCGACGGGACCGACGACGTCACCGCGCTCGCGCAGGCCGTCGCGGACGTCGCCGACCGCCATCCCGGCCTCGACGTCGAGCAGGCGGGCGAGGTCTCGCTGCAGGCCGCGATCGACGAGCGGGTGGCCGAGGACCTGGTGGCGGCCGAGATCGTGTCGCTGCCGGTCACGCTGCTGCTCATGCTGCTGGCGTTCGGCGCGGTCGTCGCCGCCGGGATCCCGGTGCTGCTCGGGGTGTCCGCCGTCGCCGCGACGCTCGGGGTCTCGGCCGTGCTGTCGCACGTCGTGCCGGCCGACCCGACGGTCGCGAGCATGGTCGTCCTCATCGGGATGGCCGTCGGCGTCGACTACACGCTCTTCTACCTCAAGCGGGAGCGCGAGGAGCGCGCCCGGGGACGCAGCACGTCGGCCGCCGTGGAGATCGCCGCCGAGACGTCGGGCCACGCGATCGTGGTGTCCGGTGCGGCGGTCGCGGTGTCGCTGTCCGCGCTGTACCTGCTGCAGCTCGCGACGTTCTCGTCGCTGGCGACGGGCGCCGTCGCCGTGGTCGCCGTCTCCGTGGTCGGCTCCCTGACGGTGCTGCCCGCGCTGCTGGTCGTCCTCGGGCACCGCGTCGACCGTCCACGCGTCCCCCTGCTGTGGCGGCTGCAGCGCCGCATCGGCCCCGGAGCCGTCAGCCGTCGCGTCCTCGGTCCGGCGGTGCGTCACCCGCTCGCCGCCGTGGTGGTGGCCGGCGTGGTCACGCTCGCCGCCGCGGCGCCCGCGCTGGGCATGCGGCTGCACGGCGGTGACCTCGCCACCCTGCCGCCCGACGTGGCGGAGGTCGGCACGCTCACCCGGGTCGCCGAGACGTTCCCGTCGCGCGGGGAGACGATCGACGTCGTGGTGCGCGGCGACGCGGCGCAGCAGGACGAGGTCGTGGCGGCGCTCGGCTCGCTGGAGTCCGCCGCCCTGGCCACGGGCCGGTTCACCGACGTCGGCGACGTCCCGCCCGTGGCCGCGGACGACGGCCGCACGCACGTCCTCACCCTGGCCGTGCCGCTGAAGAGCGCCGACCCCGCCCTGGACGACGTGGTGCGCGAGGTCCGCGACGACCTGGTCCCGGCCGCGCTCGACGGACTGGACGTCGAGGCCGTGGTCGGTGGCTGGCCCGCGGCCGACCTCGACCGCACGCAGCGGCAGTCCGAGCGGATGCCCTGGGTGATCGGGGTCGTGCTGCTGCTGACCTGCGTGACCATGGCCGTCTCGTTCCGCAGCGTGCCGCTCGCCCTGGTCTCGACCGCGCTGAACCTGCTGTCGGTGGGCGTCGCCTTCGGGGTGCTGCGCCTGGTCTTCCAGGAGGGCTGGCTGGCCGGCCCGCTGGCGTTCACGGCGCCGGGCTTCGTCATCGACTGGGTGCCGCTGTTCGTCATGGTGGTGCTGGTCGGCCTGTCGATGGACTACCACGTCTTCGTCCTCAGCCGGGTCCGGGAGCGGGTGGTGCGTGGCGTGGCCCCGGGTGCGGCGGTCCGCGACGGCGTCGCCGACTCCGCGGGTGTCGTCACGAGTGCCGCCGCGGTCATGGTCTCGGTGTTCGCGATCTTCGCGACGTCGAGCATGCTCGAGCTGAAGATGCTGGGCGTGGCGCTGGCCGTGGCCATCCTCGTCGACGCGACCGTCGTGCGGCTGGTGCTGCTGCCGGGGCTGCTGACGCTCCTCGGCGACCGCGTGTGGCGTGGCCGCCCGACCGGGCCGGCCCTGGCGGGATCGGCACGCACCGGGACCCTTGAGGCGGCGGTGCCCACGCACTAG
- a CDS encoding phage holin family protein — MPDTPRPADDAHDDTRQDVPAPTAPAGPPPAAPGTPDEAPGTPDEAELARVAVPATVRRAPRYGAFLVAGALVGMVVGLVVAALTSDGSSSTADGGVLPFLGGENGVRWLLALSLGIVGALVGGVLALLADRRSTRGRRPAPPA; from the coding sequence GTGCCCGACACGCCCCGCCCCGCCGACGACGCCCACGACGACACCCGCCAGGACGTCCCGGCGCCGACGGCCCCGGCGGGACCCCCGCCCGCTGCTCCCGGTACCCCGGACGAGGCGCCCGGCACGCCGGACGAGGCCGAGCTCGCACGGGTCGCGGTGCCCGCGACGGTGCGCCGCGCGCCGCGGTACGGCGCGTTCCTGGTGGCCGGGGCCCTGGTCGGCATGGTCGTCGGGCTCGTCGTCGCGGCCCTGACGTCCGACGGGAGCAGCAGCACCGCGGACGGCGGGGTGCTGCCGTTCCTGGGCGGCGAGAACGGCGTGCGCTGGCTGCTCGCGCTCTCGCTGGGCATCGTCGGTGCCCTGGTGGGCGGGGTGCTGGCCCTGCTCGCGGACCGGCGGAGCACTCGGGGCCGTCGCCCCGCACCGCCCGCCTGA
- a CDS encoding sterol carrier family protein encodes MSPRRRTDPADGRAALQAWRADPGSAPTAVRRTAVRFTLEELADVAPGNAVEVRVPPDGAVQAVEGPRHTRGTPPNVVETDPATWLALAAGDVTWDEAVAAGRVHASGERADLGHLLPLQATRSR; translated from the coding sequence GTGTCACCGCGTCGCCGTACCGACCCCGCCGACGGGCGCGCCGCGCTGCAGGCGTGGCGCGCGGACCCGGGCTCCGCCCCGACGGCCGTGCGGCGCACCGCGGTGCGCTTCACGCTCGAGGAGCTCGCGGACGTGGCGCCGGGCAACGCCGTCGAGGTCCGCGTGCCGCCCGACGGCGCGGTGCAGGCCGTCGAGGGGCCGCGCCACACCCGTGGCACGCCGCCCAACGTCGTGGAGACGGACCCGGCCACGTGGCTCGCCCTGGCCGCCGGTGACGTCACGTGGGACGAGGCGGTCGCGGCGGGACGGGTGCACGCGTCGGGCGAGCGGGCCGACCTGGGGCACCTGCTGCCGCTGCAGGCGACGCGGAGCCGCTGA
- a CDS encoding metallopeptidase family protein: MTRDEFEDAVRDALDEIPEELAAMMDNVVVLVEDEAPADEPELLGLYEGTPLTERGEFWAAGSLPDRIFVYRLPTLAICEDRDEVVEEVAITVVHEIAHHFGIDDDRLHALGWA, encoded by the coding sequence ATGACGCGTGACGAGTTCGAGGACGCGGTCCGTGACGCCCTGGACGAGATCCCCGAGGAGCTCGCGGCGATGATGGACAACGTCGTCGTGCTCGTCGAGGACGAGGCGCCGGCCGACGAGCCGGAGCTGCTGGGCCTCTACGAGGGCACCCCGCTGACCGAGCGGGGCGAGTTCTGGGCTGCCGGGTCCCTGCCGGACCGGATCTTCGTCTACCGGCTGCCGACCCTCGCGATCTGCGAGGACCGGGACGAGGTCGTCGAGGAGGTCGCGATCACCGTGGTGCACGAGATCGCCCACCACTTCGGCATCGACGACGACCGGCTGCACGCCCTGGGGTGGGCGTAG